A portion of the Acidisarcina polymorpha genome contains these proteins:
- a CDS encoding ABC transporter substrate-binding protein → MRNRRCSLFLTPVWLGFIALAGCRPARKPAGTVTMVIESSPTNLDPRIGTDGQSEHIDALIFDALVRRDEHFNIQPWLAQSWETPDPLTVVFHLRSGVHFHDGRPLSSKDVQWTIMSILNGKVPTVKSQAYRNVDHIDTPDPLTAVFHLKKADPGLLPSLSDGAIGIVPAGSGRDFGLHPIGSGPFRFVSQEQDKEVVIERNPMTWGTPPAIERVRFAVVPDSITRALELQKGSADIGVNALTADQVYAMRNDARIVVESGPGTILNYISFNTRDFVLKDARVRQAIAFAINRPLIVSALWRGRARIAESLLPTEHWAWSSNVDAHEYDPTRANALLDAAGFKRGRDGVRFHLTIKTSTDETGRTLAVVLQQQLRAIGIDLEVRSFEFATFYADIAKGAFQMYTLRWIGGNEDPDIFRYAYATASAPPHGANRGYYSNPEFDALVAEAAVTPSQSGRAAIYAKMQQIVAKELPAINLWYLDTVIVHNRRLRNVHLSSSGTFDFLREATVDQ, encoded by the coding sequence ATGCGTAACCGTCGCTGTAGCTTGTTCCTGACGCCGGTGTGGTTGGGGTTCATTGCCCTGGCGGGTTGCCGACCGGCGCGGAAACCGGCGGGAACGGTGACGATGGTGATCGAGAGCAGTCCGACGAACCTCGACCCGCGGATCGGCACGGATGGACAGTCGGAGCATATCGACGCGCTGATCTTCGACGCGCTAGTGCGGCGCGATGAGCACTTCAACATTCAGCCGTGGCTGGCGCAGAGCTGGGAGACGCCCGATCCGCTGACCGTTGTTTTCCATTTGCGGAGTGGAGTTCATTTTCATGATGGGCGGCCTCTAAGTTCGAAGGACGTGCAATGGACGATTATGTCGATCCTCAATGGCAAGGTTCCGACGGTGAAGTCGCAGGCCTATCGCAATGTCGACCACATTGATACGCCCGACCCGCTGACCGCGGTCTTTCATCTGAAGAAAGCCGACCCCGGGCTGCTGCCTAGTCTTTCGGATGGAGCGATCGGCATTGTTCCTGCCGGGAGCGGACGCGACTTCGGGCTGCATCCGATCGGCAGCGGGCCATTCCGGTTCGTCTCTCAGGAGCAGGACAAGGAAGTGGTGATTGAGCGAAATCCGATGACGTGGGGAACGCCTCCGGCGATCGAGCGGGTGCGCTTCGCCGTAGTGCCCGATTCGATCACCCGGGCGCTTGAGCTGCAGAAGGGTTCGGCGGACATCGGGGTGAACGCGCTCACCGCCGACCAGGTCTACGCGATGCGCAACGATGCTCGGATCGTGGTCGAGAGCGGTCCGGGTACGATCCTGAACTACATCTCCTTCAACACTCGGGATTTTGTTCTCAAGGATGCCCGGGTGCGCCAGGCGATTGCTTTTGCCATCAACCGTCCGCTGATTGTCTCGGCATTGTGGCGCGGTAGGGCGCGTATCGCGGAAAGTCTGCTACCGACGGAGCATTGGGCCTGGTCAAGCAACGTCGATGCGCACGAGTACGATCCGACGCGCGCCAACGCGCTGCTGGATGCGGCCGGATTCAAGCGGGGACGCGACGGCGTCCGCTTTCATCTCACGATCAAAACTTCGACTGACGAAACCGGCCGGACGCTCGCGGTCGTGCTCCAGCAGCAGCTGCGTGCGATCGGTATCGATCTTGAGGTTCGCAGCTTCGAGTTCGCTACCTTTTATGCGGACATCGCCAAAGGCGCTTTTCAGATGTATACGCTGCGCTGGATAGGCGGCAACGAAGATCCGGATATTTTTCGTTATGCCTATGCGACGGCGAGCGCGCCGCCGCATGGCGCGAATCGCGGCTACTACAGTAATCCCGAGTTTGATGCGCTGGTCGCCGAAGCAGCTGTGACTCCGAGCCAGAGCGGCCGCGCGGCGATCTACGCGAAGATGCAGCAGATCGTGGCTAAGGAGCTTCCAGCGATCAACCTCTGGTATCTGGACACGGTGATTGTGCACAACCGGCGATTGCGCAACGTCCATCTTTCCAGCTCGGGAACCTTTGACTTTCTAAGGGAGGCGACGGTCGATCAGTAG
- a CDS encoding serine/threonine protein kinase, protein MSFSVGDRIGEYEVVGTLGSGGIGQVYQVRHAISNRAEAMKVLLTDRAGTEEISERFLREIRVLASLDHPNIAGLHTAFHHQGQLVMIMEFVEGMTLRTKLGQGSIMMSQSLDYLRQILAGLAYAHRRGIVHRDIKPANIMVTPDERIKLLDFGLAFQGLRSDITRTGLILGSLHYMSPEQVMGERVDARSDIYSVGVTLYQLLTGRVPIDGFGEYAIASGHLKNTPEDPTSINPNIPSQLAAMVMKALAKAPEERFQTAQAFYDALGSLNSDETMSLLPTPALNREAHDSEARKTGATAQPAGAATGTRTLSGASVLAAVSRELAHYIGPIAKVVVNRAAKQAATLDELYALIGGEIGAETERKTFMATRQKYSV, encoded by the coding sequence ATGTCGTTTAGCGTTGGAGATCGGATCGGGGAATACGAGGTAGTCGGCACACTAGGTTCCGGTGGGATCGGACAGGTTTACCAGGTGCGGCACGCGATTTCAAACCGGGCCGAGGCGATGAAGGTGCTGTTGACCGATCGCGCAGGAACGGAGGAGATCAGCGAACGCTTTCTTCGCGAGATCCGAGTGCTGGCTTCTCTCGACCATCCCAACATCGCGGGGCTGCATACGGCTTTTCACCACCAGGGCCAGTTGGTGATGATCATGGAGTTCGTCGAAGGGATGACGCTTCGGACGAAGCTCGGGCAGGGCTCCATCATGATGAGCCAGAGCCTGGACTACTTGCGGCAGATCCTGGCTGGGCTGGCGTATGCGCATCGCCGGGGCATCGTTCATCGGGATATCAAGCCAGCAAACATCATGGTCACTCCCGACGAGCGGATCAAGCTGCTCGACTTCGGGCTGGCATTCCAGGGGCTGAGGTCGGATATTACGCGAACCGGTCTGATCCTAGGATCATTGCACTATATGTCTCCCGAACAGGTGATGGGCGAACGGGTGGATGCGCGCTCCGACATTTACTCGGTGGGAGTGACGCTCTATCAGTTGTTGACGGGACGGGTGCCGATCGATGGCTTTGGAGAATATGCGATTGCCAGCGGACATTTAAAGAATACTCCGGAAGACCCGACGAGCATCAACCCGAATATTCCATCTCAGCTTGCGGCCATGGTGATGAAGGCGTTGGCCAAGGCGCCGGAGGAGCGCTTTCAGACCGCGCAGGCCTTCTATGACGCGCTGGGATCGCTGAACAGCGATGAGACGATGTCGCTGCTGCCGACGCCCGCGCTCAACCGGGAGGCACACGACTCTGAGGCAAGAAAGACGGGTGCTACTGCCCAGCCGGCCGGGGCGGCCACCGGGACGAGGACGCTGAGTGGCGCAAGCGTTCTGGCTGCGGTCTCTCGCGAACTCGCCCATTATATTGGACCGATCGCGAAGGTGGTGGTGAATCGCGCCGCCAAACAGGCGGCCACGCTCGACGAGCTTTACGCGCTGATCGGGGGGGAAATTGGGGCCGAGACGGAGCGCAAGACATTCATGGCGACCCGGCAGAAGTACTCCGTGTAA